A window of the Brassica napus cultivar Da-Ae chromosome A2, Da-Ae, whole genome shotgun sequence genome harbors these coding sequences:
- the LOC106403240 gene encoding 60S ribosomal protein L13a-4-like — translation MVSGSGICSKRVVVDARHHMLGRLASIVAKELLNGQKVVIVRCEEICLSGGLVRQKMKYMRFLRKRMNTKPSHGPIHFRAPSKIFWRTVRGMIPHKTKRGAAALARMKVFEGVPPPYDKVKRMVIPDALKVLRLQAGHKYCLLGRLSSEVGWNHYDTIKELEAKRKERSQVVYERKKQLNKLRAKAEKVAEEKLGAQLEILAPVKY, via the exons ATGGTGTCAGGATCAGGCATCTGCTCGAAGCGCGTGGTCGTGGACGCGCGCCACCACATGCTCGGTCGGCTTGCGTCGATCGTCGCCAAGGAGCTCCTCAACGGGCAGAAGGTAGTCATCGTGAGATGCGAGGAGATTTGCCTCTCCGGTGGACTCGTGCGTCAGAAAATGAAGTACATGAGGTTCCTCCGCAAGCGTATGAACACTAAGCCCTCGCATGGACCTATTCACTTTCGTGCTCCTTCCAAGATCTTCTGGCGTACTGTTCGCGG TATGATTCCACACAAAACGAAGCGTGGAGCCGCTGCACTTGCACGCATGAAGGTTTTTGAAGGTGTGCCTCCACCATATGACAAAGTCAAGAGGATGGTTATCCCTGATGCTCTCAA GGTGTTGAGGCTTCAAGCTGGTCACAAGTACTGTCTGTTGGGTCGTCTTTCTTCTGAAGTTGGGTGGAACCACTATGACACCATCAAG gagctggaggcaaagaggaAGGAGAGATCTCAAGTGGTTTACGAGAGGAAGAAGCAACTTAACAAACTTAGAGCCAAGGCCGAGAAGGTCGCTGAAGAGAAGCTTGGAGCACAGCTCGAGATTCTTGCACCGGTCAAGTACTGA
- the LOC106403283 gene encoding E3 ubiquitin-protein ligase RNF4 encodes MNAQELRATRGIRLRKTSIDLNVAPRDQEGTFAPGGNLQARLLPSSQPVPEMIDVDAIEDDVVESSASDFAEAISKSTGSRRRRLTVGVESGGTTNKRRRVPPNQPVIDCENVPDTSKAPPPPEEPKFSCPICMCPFTEEMSTKCGHIFCKGCIKMAISKQGKCPTCRKKVTARELIRVFLPTTR; translated from the exons ATGAACGCACAAGAGTTGAGAGCAACACGTGGCATTCGACTGAGGAAAACGTCGATTGATCTTAATGTGGCGCCCAGAGATCAAGAAGGGACCTTTGCTCCTGGTGGTAACCTTCAAGCGAGGCTTTTACCTTCTTCTCAGCCTGTTCCGGAAATGATTGATGTCGATGCTATTGAAGATGATGTTGTTGAATCATCCGCTAGTGATTTTGCTGAA GCTATAAGCAAATCAACAGGTTCACGTCGGAGGCGTTTGACGGTTGGTGTAGAGTCAG GTGGTACGACTAACAAACGGAGAAGGGTTCCTCCTAATCAACCTGTCATCGACTGTGAGAATGTCCCTGACACCTCAAAGGCTCCTCCTCCGCCAGAGGAGCCAAAGTTTTCATGTCCAATATGTATGTGTCCGTTTACTGAGGAGATGTCAACCAAGTGTGGCCACATCTTCTGCAAGGGATGTATAAAGATGGCGATATCTAAGCAAGGCAAGTGCCCAACTTGTAGGAAAAAGGTGACTGCAAGAGAGCTGATTCGAGTATTCCTTCCGACCACCAGATGA
- the LOC106403272 gene encoding cyclin-C1-1 encodes MAANFWTSSHYKQLMEQEEVDVVHPLDKERGISVEDFKLIKFHMSNHMIKLAQHIKVRQRVVATAVTYMRRVYTRKSMVEFEPRLVALACMYLASKAEESIVQARNIIFYIRKLYPDEYKYELKDVLGMEMKVLEALNYYLVVFHPYRSLSEFLQDAAINDVNMNQITWGIVNDTYKMDLILVHPPYRIALACIYIASVHTEKDITAWFEDLHEDMNLVKNIAMEILDFYENYRSITEEKVNSAFSKLALKP; translated from the exons ATGGCTGCCAATTTCTGGACTTCGTCTCACTA CAAGCAGCTTATGGAACAAGAAGAAGTGGATGTAGTTCATCCTCTCGACAAAGAACGTGGAATCTCCGTTGAGGATTTCAAGCTCATCAAGTTCCATATGTCTAATC ATATGATTAAATTAGCTCAGCATATTAAAGTCAGGCAAAg GGTTGTGGCTACCGCAGTTACCTACATGAGAAGGGTTTATACCAG AAAGAGCATGGTAGAGTTTGAGCCCCGTCTAGTTGCACTTGCATGCATGTACCTGGCATCTAAAGCTGAAGAAAGCATAGTTCAGGCCAGGAATATCATTTTTTACATCAGAAAATTGT ATCCTGATGAATATAAATATGAACTAAAAGATGTATTAGGGATGGAGATGAAGGTCTTAGAAGCACTCAACTATTATCTCGTTGTCTTTCACCCTTACCGCTCTTTATCTGA GTTCTTGCAAGATGCTGCAATAAACGATGTAAATATGAACCAGATTACATG GGGAATTGTAAACGATACTTATAAGATGGACCTCATTCTTGTACACCCTCCTTACCGCATAGCACTAGCGTGCATATACATAGCAAGTGTCCACACAGAGAAAGACATCACTGCATGGTTTGAAGATCTTCATGAGGACATGAACTTG GTGAAGAACATTGCCATGGAGATTCTGGACTTCTACGAAAACTACAGATCAATCACCGAGGAGAAAGTGAACTCCGCGTTCAGCAAACTGGCTTTGAAGCCGTAG
- the LOC106403250 gene encoding protein XRI1-like, which translates to MIEVTLNQEDHSYMFDDDDESTTPVKACSESGYHHVTAGCSSVKRRRRMLQFEDQQPMETTLFTSESFSSILRSSAREETYDELLPEGSQLIEDASASSFEGLDGLHADEWYVDCLNDPEAPTLPDDLSFGSPDDVHVDISGYLNLPPEAETNEVKRPVTRSSPDVIFKGRKSLARLASSVIYPFSFIKPCGVDGDMTLKDINQKIITPPAKPKENKAETPVIQTSAFSGKPEVGKTKIRTEGGKGSITITRTRG; encoded by the exons ATGATTGAAGTCACATTAAACCAAGAAGATCACTCCTACATgttcgatgatgatgatgaatccaCCACCCCAGTGAAGGCCTGTAGCGAGTCGGGTTATCATCATGTCACAGCAGGTTGTTCTTCTGTAAAGAGGCGTCGTCGGATGTTACAGTTCGAGGACCAGCAGCCTATGGAAACAACCCTTTTCACCAGTGAGAGTTTCTCTTCTATCTTAAGATCAAGC GCTAGAGAGGAAACATATGATGAGCTTTTACCCGAAGGATCTCAGCTTATAGAAGATGCTTCCGCCTCAAGCTTCGAGGGCCTTGATGGTCTGCATGCTGACGAGTGGTATGTTGACTGCTTAAATGATCCCGAGGCTCCAACCCTACCTGATGACTT AAGCTTTGGTTCCCCTGATGATGTCCATGTAGATATATCAG GGTATCTAAACCTCCCACCAGAAGCAGAAACCAATGAAGTTAAACGACCTGTGACTCGTTCTTCTCCAGATGTTATCTTCAAAGGTAGAAAATCTCTTGCAAGGCTAGCGTCTTCTGTCATCTATCCGTTTTCATTCATCAAACCATGTGGGGTTGATGGAGACATGACTCTCAAGGACATCAACCAGAAAATCATAACTCCACCAGCGAAACCAAAGGAAAACAAAGCAGAGACTCCGGTGATCCAAACCTCAGCGTTCTCTGGGAAACCAGAAGTTGGAAAGACTAAGATCCGCACAGAAGGTGGTAAAGGAAGCATCACGATAACGAGGACTAGAGGCTAA
- the LOC106403262 gene encoding uncharacterized protein LOC106403262, giving the protein MIQLLFLILFVEGAITFLLLIKIGPLRELVIKSLDQMKMGKGPATVKTIAGTMAVILFSNLMSIVKIQNKGAKLGTMSPMDQVLWRTHLLEASLMGVVLFLGFVIDRMHHYMRKLINLRGNVGSSKEELEQLQKERTELKEKEEKASKEVKQLQEKLSSMSERLKKAEMESKEKEKKLEAAETHVAALQKQSAELLLEYDSLLEDNQKLQSQILGTTKS; this is encoded by the exons ATGATTCAGCTACTGTTTCTAATTCTGTTCGTGGAGGGTGCTATTACATTCTTGTTACTGATAAAGATTGGTCCTTTGAGGGAGCTTGTGATTAAAAGCCTTGACCAGATGAAGATGGGGAAAGGTCCCGCCACTGTGAAAACCATAGCTGGAACCATGGCTGTTATCCTCTTCTCCAATCTCATGAGCATTGTCAAGATCCAGAACAAAGGTGCGAAGCTCGGGACTATGTCTCCCATGGATCAGGTTCTTTGGAGAACCCATTTGCTTGAAGCTTCTCTAATGG GAGTGGTACTTTTTCTTGGCTTCGTGATTGACAGAATGCACCACTACATGAGAAAGCTGATCAACTTAAGAGGCAATGTTGGGTCGTCGAAAGAAGAACTTGAACAGCTCCAGAAAGAGAGAACCGAACTgaaggagaaagaggagaagGCGTCCAAGGAAGTCAAGCAGCTGCAAGAAAAACTGTCATCTATGTCAGAGAGACTCAAGAAAGCAGAGATGGAGtcgaaagagaaagaaaagaagctCGAAGCAGCTGAAACCCATGTCGCGGCTCTCCAGAAACAGTCTGCAGAGCTGCTTCTTGAGTATGATAGTTTGCTAGAAGATAACCAAAAGCTCCAAAGCCAAATTTTGGGGACGACGAAGAGCTAA